The Cloeon dipterum chromosome 3, ieCloDipt1.1, whole genome shotgun sequence genome includes a region encoding these proteins:
- the Paics gene encoding bifunctional phosphoribosylaminoimidazole carboxylase/phosphoribosylaminoimidazole succinocarboxamide synthetase, with the protein MTTPKLGKLVIEGKTKRVIDLPDSPGLVYVESKDRITAGDGVKAHDLEGKAAISTATTAKVFELLNSAGIPTHFKQLNGPTSFIAEKCAMVPIEWVTRRLATGSFLKRNPGVPEGFRFAPPCQETFFKDDANHDPQWSQEQIISAKFTLNGLTIGQAEVLAMQRMTICVFEVLERAWSTLDCALVDMKIEFGITEDGRLVVADVIDSDSWRLWPSGDKRLMKDKQVYRDLGTNVTQQHLETVKRNFQWVADQLEKLLPQPRGRVVVFMGSASDVAHCREIKRHCTELGVPCELRVSSAHKGPHDTLRMAAEYEADADRPLVIIAVAGRSNGLGPVLSGNVSCPVINCPPGATTGNDVWSSLNVPSGLGCTTVLYPGAAALAAASILGQTDHVIWSKLRAKQMNTAVGLLQTDKNLE; encoded by the exons ATGACAACGCCAA AGTTGGGCAAATTGGTAATTGAGGGAAAGACGAAGCGTGTCATCGACCTGCCAGACAGTCCAGGTCTTGTGTATGTCGAGAGCAAGGACCGAATTACTGCCGGCGATGGTGTCAAGGCGCATGACCTTGAGGGCAAAGCAGCCATCTCGACGGCCACCACAGCCAAAGTATTTGAACTGCTCAATTCAGCAG gaATCCCCACGCACTTTAAGCAGCTGAACGGTCCTACATCCTTCATAGCTGAAAAGTGTGCAATGGTACCCATCGAGTGGGTTACCCGTCGGTTGGCCACTGGTTCATTCCTGAAGCGCAACCCTGGTGTCCCTGAGGGATTCAGATTTGCTCCACCCTGCCAAGAGACTTTCTTCAAGGACGATGCTAACCACGATCCTCAATGGTCTCAAGAGCAGATCATTAGTGCCAAATTCACGCTCAATGGCCTTACTATCGGACAGGCTGAAGTTCTCGCCATGCAGAGAATGACCATTTGTGTCTTTGAG gttCTGGAACGAGCTTGGTCGACACTCGACTGCGCCTTGGTGGACATGAAAATCGAGTTCGGCATCACTGAGGATGGCCGCTTGGTCGTGGCTGATGTTATTGACAGTGACTCGTGGCGTCTGTGGCCCAGTGGAGACAAGAGGCTGATGAAGGACAAGCAGGTCTACCGCGACTTGGGAACCAATGTCACCCAACAACATCTTGAGACTGTTAAGAGGAATTTCCAGTGGGTTGCTGACCAGCTAGAAAAGCTTCTACCACAGCCCCGTGGAAgg GTCGTGGTCTTCATGGGCTCTGCTAGTGACGTTGCTCACTGCCGTGAAATCAAGCGCCACTGCACAGAACTTGGTGTGCCTTGCGAGCTTCGCGTGTCTTCGGCTCACAAGGGTCCTCATGACACCCTCCGCATGGCGGCCGAGTATGAAGCAGACGCCGACCGGCCTCTAGTGATCATCGCCGTGGCTGGCCGAAGCAACGGCCTCGGTCCGGTGCTCTCCGGCAACGTCAGCTGCCCTGTTATCAACTGTCCCCCTGGTGCGACCACCGGCAACGATGTTTGGTCTTCCCTGAACGTTCCGTCAGGCCTGGGCTGCACCACTGTGCTCTATCCTGGGGCAGCTGCCTTGGCCGCCGCCTCCATTCTCGGCCAAACCGACCATGTCATTTGGTCCAAGCTGAGGGCCAAGCAGATGAACACAGCTGTCGGACTGCTGCAGACCGACAAGAATCTAGAATAG
- the LOC135940658 gene encoding zinc finger protein 239-like has protein sequence MAPNSAQRPSRASEEFYLQEPVQSELISQTLQEDRTQIGAMSGGTVDKSPLVMRPDIMVGSSSLSSDHRWLFTPQDAPLDLRLRPAKSGRTMLPCEVCAKTFDRPSLLKRHMRTHTGERPHGCDVCHKRFSTSSSLNTHRRIHSGEKPHACSVCGKRFTASSNLYYHRMTHTKEKPHKCRLCLKSFPTPGDLRSHQYVHSGAWPFRCAACGRGFSKLTNLRNHALLHTGDRPHACLICAKRFALACNLRAHLKTHAQQQEQQQNVDKWRQQQQQHEQEQQQFAMQKMVLEAQLIMAVLQRTEVQPT, from the exons ATGGCCCCAAACTCCGCCCAAAGGCCATCGAGAGCTTCAGAAGAGTTTTACCTCCAAGAACCTGTGCAGTCGGAGTTAATTTCCCAAACACTTCAAGAAGACAG GACCCAAATCGGTGCTATGAGCGGTGGGACGGTTGACAAATCGCCGCTGGTCATGCGGCCGGATATAATGGTCGGCAGCTCCAGTTTGTCCAGCGACCACCGCTGGCTCTTCACCCCCCAAG atGCTCCTCTGGATCTGCGACTTCGGCCTGCAAAAAGCGGACGCACAATGCTTCCCTGCGAAGTTTGTGCGAAAACATTTGACCGGCCATCTTTACTCAAACGCCATATGAGAACACATacag GTGAGCGTCCTCACGGCTGCGACGTGTGTCACAAACGCTTCAGCACATCCAGCTCGCTGAATACGCACCGTCGCATCCACAGCGGCGAAAAGCCACACGCATGTTCAGTTTGCGGAAAGCGATTTACGGCGTCGTCCAACCTGTATTACCATCGCATGACGCACACCAAGGAGAAGCCGCACAAGTGCCGCTTGTGCCTCAAGTCGTTCCCGACGCCGGGTGACCTGCGCAGCCACCAGTACGTGCACAGCGGCGCCTGGCCTTTCCGATGTGCCGCCTGCGGCCGCGGCTTCAGCAAGCTGACCAACCTGCGCAACCACGCGCTCCTCCACACCGGCGACCGGCCGCACGCCTGCCTCATCTGCGCCAAGCGCTTCGCACTCGCGTGCAACCTGCGCGCACACCTCAAGACGCACGCACAGCaacaggagcagcagcagaacgTGGACAAATGGAG acagcaacaacagcaacacGAGCAAGAACAGCAACAATTTGCCatgcaaaaaatggttttggaAGCGCAACTAATCATGGCTGTTCTTCAACGCACTGAAGTGCAACCTACTTAA